The following proteins are co-located in the Hevea brasiliensis isolate MT/VB/25A 57/8 chromosome 11, ASM3005281v1, whole genome shotgun sequence genome:
- the LOC131170251 gene encoding photosystem II D2 protein-like, whose amino-acid sequence MVTANRFWSQIFGVAFSNKRWLHFFMLFVPITGLWMSALGVVDLALNLRAYDFVSQEIRAAEDPEFETFYTKNILLNEGIRAWMAAQDQPHENLIFPEEVLPRGNLKGKVYAATL is encoded by the coding sequence ATGGTCACCGCTAACCGCTTTTGGTCTCAAATCTTTGGGGTTGCTTTTTCCAATAAacgttggttacatttctttatgtTATTTGTACCAATAACCGGTTTATGGATGAGCGCTCTTGGAGTGGTCGATCTGGCTCTGAATCTACGTGCCTATGACTTCGTTTCTCAGGAAATCCGTGCAGCGGAAGATCCTGAATTTGAGACTTTCTACACTAAAAATATTCTCTTAAACGAAGGTATTCGTGCTTGGATGGCGGCTCAAGATCAGCCTCATGAAAACCTTATATTCCCTGAGGAGGTTCTACCACGTGGAAATCTTAAGGGAAAGGTTTATGCCGCCACACTATGA